One Paenisporosarcina sp. FSL H8-0542 genomic region harbors:
- a CDS encoding helix-turn-helix transcriptional regulator, with translation MQEMKLSRTDLAKQSGIHLSEISRILNHKQSLSVCNLDVITLSLGLTEGALYSYFAEECFNVSRYLDKRKSEQFLYKCAVMGFKEQLHSILDAVLEERSKTIRNKNFVHIFAVAEQLFEEGKEEKALSLYEFIIENMPDHFSQEVAISYVRRFYIVRLTEEGQYALGHVLEHIAYMPEEFQELSYMLITATFFIREEWKKTLYYARKLEKIAKEGEHYGRALVYQSLALQRLGNSLEEVLALIDRYEQVNDYYAGAAVGNRFCVFLDFGQFEYVDEYLNWLESRDDMFAGLPRVLEAYVHLHRLEDVERLIYRFQDVIQDWAASIHPYQQQLYLRFRYAYALYHFASKRFSEGLYEVLDVAYAANQIGNRERFKQCILIYWEYREYVTVEHEAMYVKLFQTENMIKQHLK, from the coding sequence ATGCAAGAAATGAAATTAAGCAGAACGGATTTGGCAAAACAATCCGGCATCCATTTAAGTGAAATAAGCCGTATTTTGAATCATAAACAGTCACTTTCCGTGTGTAATTTGGATGTAATCACTCTTTCACTAGGGCTAACGGAAGGCGCTTTATATTCTTATTTTGCTGAGGAATGTTTTAATGTTAGCCGGTATTTGGATAAGCGGAAAAGTGAGCAATTTTTATATAAATGTGCAGTGATGGGATTTAAAGAGCAGCTCCACTCCATTTTGGATGCAGTATTAGAAGAAAGGTCTAAAACTATTCGAAACAAAAATTTCGTTCACATTTTTGCTGTGGCTGAGCAGCTTTTTGAAGAAGGAAAAGAAGAGAAGGCATTGTCACTGTATGAATTCATCATAGAGAACATGCCCGATCACTTCTCGCAAGAAGTAGCGATTAGTTATGTCAGAAGGTTTTATATAGTTCGATTGACAGAAGAAGGACAATACGCCCTTGGGCATGTGCTGGAACATATAGCTTATATGCCAGAAGAATTTCAAGAATTATCTTATATGTTGATAACGGCTACATTTTTTATACGAGAGGAATGGAAAAAAACACTCTATTATGCTCGGAAACTAGAGAAAATAGCTAAAGAAGGGGAACATTATGGAAGAGCCCTTGTGTACCAGAGTCTTGCATTACAACGCCTAGGGAACTCTTTAGAAGAAGTATTAGCCCTTATAGATCGTTATGAGCAAGTCAATGATTATTATGCAGGTGCAGCTGTTGGGAATCGATTTTGTGTTTTTTTAGATTTCGGTCAGTTCGAATATGTGGATGAATACTTAAATTGGTTAGAAAGCAGGGACGATATGTTTGCCGGTTTACCGCGAGTGTTGGAGGCGTATGTCCATCTGCATCGATTAGAAGATGTTGAGCGATTGATATATAGATTTCAAGATGTTATCCAAGACTGGGCTGCGAGTATTCATCCGTATCAGCAACAATTGTACTTGCGTTTCCGTTATGCTTATGCTTTGTACCATTTTGCAAGCAAGCGGTTTTCAGAAGGGCTTTATGAAGTGTTGGATGTAGCATATGCGGCAAATCAAATCGGAAATAGAGAGAGATTTAAACAATGCATTCTTATTTATTGGGAATATAGAGAATACGTCACAGTCGAACATGAAGCAATGTATGTGAAGTTATTCCAAACAGAAAATATGATCAAGCAACATTTAAAATAA
- a CDS encoding S8 family serine peptidase, producing MIKNFVKNTAIIALSTGVMLSTLPNISNNAAVSAKSQTSFEQVLSNLTPAQRQAIRQLKTSDQGGLQLSPEVDLKSDAPVSIIVEFKDKPVKTAVLVAQAEGKSLDSAEAKQKVEAAHETFQTDLKVIFKNELKEKKNSYTVKRTYKHAFNGVAMTLPANKAKALLQSKAVKTVWSDMQVQAELPVEEQASKQQIDTHTMVTFPGIEKLHQEGFTGKGVKVGILDTGIDYNHPDLKAAYKGGYDFVDNDNDPMETTYDDWVKAGQPSGKKYYTEHGTHVAGIIAGQGENSTDLAVTGVAPDADIYAYRVLGPYGSGSTTAILAGIDQAVADGMDVINMSLGANINDPLFVTSIAVNNAVMAGVTAVVSAGNSGNKMYTLGAPGGSPLALTVGASDTSVTIPTYKGTLHASTIVSADLKLVTRGFSDKIEEFQGQNMPVVDVGAGGASSYKNKDVNGKLVLAARGTFDLNNIMATAKANGAMAVLLYNTNPPLQDVYLREGFNSIPVFSLNNEQGTAIKEKLTSGNPTFSFDDMSQVVTEGSVLADFSSRGPSRVLYDIKPEVTAPGVSVLSTVPSYVHGPDQIGNYQYAYERLSGTSMAAPNVSGVAALLLQANPKATPSEVKEKLMNTADPLNGDYSVFEVGAGQVDPYEAVHSQTRIEVVDKTEGKYDKKGNLKNIKDDTGAISFGTFAPNGKNVQDSRSLVIYNNSKQAKEFDVKVQFQPDRRGSKDAAANGVQIVTDKTMTVKGNSKKNSNVLINVPKAAALGTYEGYITYTNKNNLEETYQVPFAIRTVEEGIDHIAVDPPAFTTAVEAGYNGIRWSVGLLFQLKSHMRTMDLFLVDPKTNQEIGFLGTLEGLGAGENIEYYLRGVMNEGYYYPLTGNPDHPIAYDYEQTEPGMYKIRLVGTNDQGKTFSSDAPVYYSVAQPTLNLSADSGVYEYSPDQQTASLTGSVYDKDVEEMKAGGMNVSQADNKVVYTMPGSGGGLGGGTKSVSVPVDANGKFITQIPMNPNVQPLRVQMYAENKATVRNYSSYKSLYYVKQGTPYGTAIPDKQKVKAGDTVTVTLSMNNMTNMKQAVYTFIDSAASKNVDVVSIKPHETLDGKLDLKTENIDVNGNGTTIKTNITATLTGDAAQTGISGKVPLVDITYKVKDDSNSVSRELTQFNASYTNTDGTTNSAFGISLPYQVERTYSYMKSFVYGEAFMIPHLDEPSSALDYVKAGTKVKVTDEAGKEYSNKIGSIAFPWSLSSNLPLTDKPFTLEVDMPGHFTVKKTFTIGLKENGEVKPYSKALYYSNAPAGDVNKDHVIDIHDALNIQSNWKTNKREADINYDGVVDEKDMQYVVNNYLIQNPWMLDKAPKPEKKYKKKTVDDVLLEVGM from the coding sequence ATGATAAAGAATTTTGTAAAGAATACCGCAATCATTGCGCTCAGCACCGGAGTTATGCTTAGCACCTTGCCAAACATCAGCAATAATGCCGCTGTTAGCGCAAAATCACAAACATCATTCGAACAAGTATTATCAAATCTTACGCCAGCTCAGAGACAAGCTATTAGACAGCTGAAAACGAGTGACCAAGGAGGACTTCAATTATCTCCTGAAGTAGATTTAAAAAGTGATGCTCCGGTTTCAATCATTGTTGAATTTAAGGACAAGCCAGTAAAAACCGCAGTTTTAGTAGCACAAGCGGAAGGCAAATCTCTTGATTCTGCTGAGGCAAAACAAAAAGTAGAGGCTGCACATGAAACGTTTCAAACCGATTTGAAAGTGATTTTCAAAAATGAGCTAAAAGAAAAGAAAAATTCTTACACAGTTAAGCGGACATATAAACATGCGTTTAACGGGGTTGCCATGACACTTCCTGCCAACAAGGCCAAAGCTTTGCTTCAATCAAAGGCAGTAAAGACAGTCTGGAGCGATATGCAGGTACAGGCGGAGTTACCTGTAGAAGAACAAGCATCGAAACAGCAAATTGATACACATACAATGGTAACCTTTCCAGGCATCGAAAAGCTTCATCAAGAAGGCTTTACGGGAAAAGGTGTGAAGGTTGGGATTCTCGATACAGGAATTGACTACAATCACCCGGACTTAAAAGCTGCCTATAAAGGCGGATATGATTTCGTGGACAACGATAACGATCCAATGGAAACAACGTATGATGATTGGGTGAAAGCAGGACAACCGTCAGGTAAAAAATATTATACCGAACATGGAACGCATGTGGCTGGAATCATTGCTGGACAAGGAGAAAATAGCACGGACTTAGCAGTTACAGGTGTGGCGCCAGACGCTGACATTTATGCGTATCGTGTGTTAGGTCCGTACGGTTCTGGTAGTACCACAGCAATATTAGCAGGGATTGATCAAGCGGTAGCGGATGGCATGGACGTCATAAACATGTCCCTCGGCGCGAATATTAATGACCCGTTGTTTGTGACAAGCATTGCGGTTAACAATGCCGTAATGGCAGGCGTAACTGCAGTGGTGTCAGCAGGAAATTCCGGAAATAAAATGTATACGCTTGGCGCACCTGGAGGTTCTCCATTGGCGCTTACTGTTGGGGCTAGCGACACATCTGTAACTATTCCAACATATAAAGGAACGCTTCATGCGAGTACGATTGTATCAGCTGATTTGAAGCTGGTTACAAGAGGATTTAGTGATAAAATCGAGGAGTTCCAAGGTCAAAACATGCCAGTCGTGGATGTAGGGGCAGGTGGTGCTTCCTCATATAAAAACAAGGATGTGAATGGAAAACTTGTTCTCGCGGCTCGTGGAACATTTGATCTGAATAATATTATGGCTACGGCGAAAGCAAATGGAGCCATGGCGGTTCTATTGTACAATACAAATCCGCCGTTACAAGATGTGTATTTAAGAGAAGGATTTAATTCTATTCCAGTATTCTCTCTAAATAATGAACAAGGAACAGCAATAAAGGAAAAATTAACTTCCGGCAATCCAACGTTCTCCTTTGATGATATGAGTCAAGTAGTAACAGAAGGGAGCGTATTAGCTGACTTCAGCTCTCGTGGACCATCCCGTGTATTGTATGATATTAAACCCGAAGTAACCGCGCCTGGGGTATCTGTATTATCGACTGTGCCGTCTTATGTGCACGGACCCGATCAAATAGGAAATTATCAATATGCTTACGAACGCTTATCCGGCACATCTATGGCAGCTCCTAACGTTTCAGGCGTGGCGGCATTGTTATTGCAAGCCAATCCGAAGGCCACACCATCCGAAGTGAAGGAAAAATTGATGAACACAGCTGATCCGTTAAACGGGGACTATAGCGTATTTGAAGTTGGGGCAGGACAAGTCGATCCGTACGAAGCGGTTCATTCTCAAACACGAATCGAGGTAGTCGATAAAACGGAAGGGAAATATGATAAAAAAGGAAATCTGAAAAACATAAAGGATGACACAGGAGCAATCAGCTTTGGTACATTTGCGCCAAATGGAAAAAATGTGCAGGATAGCCGTTCTCTAGTTATCTACAACAACAGTAAACAAGCAAAAGAGTTCGATGTGAAGGTACAGTTCCAGCCGGACCGAAGAGGTTCAAAGGATGCGGCTGCAAATGGTGTTCAAATCGTAACTGATAAGACAATGACAGTAAAGGGCAATTCGAAAAAGAATTCAAACGTCTTAATTAACGTACCAAAGGCAGCAGCATTAGGAACGTATGAAGGATATATCACGTACACAAACAAAAATAACCTGGAAGAAACATACCAAGTTCCGTTTGCAATTCGTACAGTGGAAGAAGGAATCGATCATATCGCGGTAGATCCACCTGCCTTTACGACAGCGGTTGAGGCAGGGTATAACGGAATAAGATGGTCAGTCGGCCTTTTATTCCAATTAAAATCTCATATGCGCACAATGGATCTATTCCTTGTAGATCCGAAAACGAACCAAGAAATTGGCTTCCTTGGCACATTGGAAGGCCTCGGTGCGGGTGAGAATATTGAATATTATCTAAGAGGCGTAATGAACGAAGGGTATTATTATCCGTTAACGGGAAATCCGGATCACCCGATTGCGTATGATTATGAACAAACCGAACCGGGAATGTACAAAATCAGGCTTGTAGGGACAAATGACCAGGGTAAAACCTTTAGCTCAGATGCTCCGGTTTACTATAGTGTTGCGCAGCCAACTCTCAATCTCAGCGCGGACTCTGGTGTATATGAATATAGCCCAGATCAACAAACCGCATCGTTAACAGGCTCAGTATATGATAAAGATGTCGAAGAGATGAAAGCTGGCGGCATGAATGTCTCTCAAGCAGATAATAAAGTAGTCTATACAATGCCGGGTAGTGGGGGAGGACTGGGAGGAGGGACTAAGAGCGTATCGGTACCGGTTGACGCCAACGGAAAGTTTATCACACAAATCCCAATGAATCCCAATGTACAACCATTACGAGTGCAAATGTATGCAGAAAACAAGGCGACAGTACGGAACTATTCTAGTTATAAATCTCTATACTATGTGAAACAAGGCACGCCGTATGGGACAGCCATTCCTGATAAACAGAAAGTAAAAGCGGGCGATACAGTGACGGTTACTCTTTCCATGAACAATATGACAAACATGAAGCAAGCAGTGTATACATTTATTGATAGTGCTGCATCGAAGAATGTCGATGTGGTGAGTATTAAACCACATGAGACATTGGATGGGAAATTAGATCTAAAGACAGAGAATATAGATGTAAATGGAAACGGAACTACAATAAAAACGAACATCACTGCTACATTAACTGGTGATGCAGCACAAACAGGAATTTCTGGAAAAGTTCCGTTGGTAGATATCACATACAAAGTGAAAGATGATTCTAACAGTGTAAGCCGGGAGTTAACACAATTCAATGCATCGTATACAAATACAGATGGCACGACGAATTCCGCATTTGGTATTAGTCTTCCTTATCAGGTTGAACGAACTTACTCCTACATGAAATCGTTTGTCTATGGAGAAGCGTTTATGATTCCTCATCTTGATGAGCCATCATCGGCATTGGATTATGTAAAGGCAGGTACAAAAGTCAAAGTGACAGATGAAGCAGGAAAGGAATATTCAAATAAGATAGGAAGTATTGCGTTTCCTTGGTCGTTATCATCTAATTTACCGCTAACGGATAAACCATTTACACTAGAGGTAGATATGCCGGGACATTTCACTGTTAAGAAAACCTTTACGATCGGGTTGAAAGAAAATGGTGAAGTTAAACCTTATTCGAAAGCACTCTATTATAGCAATGCACCTGCAGGAGATGTGAATAAAGATCATGTTATCGATATTCATGATGCGCTTAACATTCAATCCAATTGGAAAACAAACAAACGCGAAGCCGACATCAACTATGATGGTGTGGTAGATGAGAAAGATATGCAGT